TGGGCAGCGGCGGCCCGAAACTCTAATCTTGTCGGCCCGGAAGAAGCGGGCGCATTCCTGAAGAATCTTGATGATCGTCATTTCTGGGATTTGGATGCATTTCCGGAAATCGCTGAGCTTCGTTCGATACGGTTTTCCGATCTCGCTCCTAATGTTCAGAAGGCGATAGCAAAAAGAGTTCGAAAAGGGCCTCCTCGCAATCATTGGCCACGTAAGGCAGACGAAGCAAAGGTAGGAAATTTTCAGCTTTATTGGACTGTGCGCGAGCTTAAGCGGATAGAGGTTGCCGGTGGTGATTTGCCCGCGGATGAGCGGAGTTGGTTGAATGTTAACATTGGCCAGTTTTCAGATCTGGCCCAGATGAATATTGAAGAAGGATTCTCAAGAGCGTCTGAGGTCTATACTGTTCTTCCAAATCCAGATGAGAAGCTTGACGCTCTTAGCGGGTTAGCACGTTTGCGTGCGTTGGAAGTTGCGTTTTCAACTGCTCGCAATGGTTGGGGTGATGATCCCGCCGAGCGCGCTAGCGAATGGCTTCGGCAGCCGGGAAGAATTCAGCTTTTGATTGGTGAATTGGAAGCAACTGGGAATGGTGGAAATGATTTCCCCCATATTTGGAGCCGTTTCGGCTGGGCGCATTCGCCGAAGGACGAGCAGCATGCGACGGCAAGCTCGCAACGAAATTTGCAAGCAGAAGCTAATCGCGTTCTCGTACTTCTAAACGAACTATCCAAAGCTACCCTGGCAGCCGCAATTGAGGGTATTAGCGCTTGGCTCGATGCATGGGAGAAACAAGTCGTTGCATCCGCCTTGGGGTTGGCGGTGTGGCTGAGGATTTGGCCGATTGCGGTTGAAGCCACGAATGCGAGACCGGAGAAGGAGGGCGACGCAAATCTCAGCGTAACGGCCAGCAATGCTGACGATGATAGCGATTCGATGGATATCGATACGCTGAATACACCCACTGGCAAGCTCGTCGGCGTTTTCCTCGCTGCATGCCCGTCTCTTAACGATGCGCCGAGGCCATTCGAAAGTAGCAGCGCTGTGCACCAAATGCGTGGTGCTATGATTGATGCCGCCGGCCGATCCGGTTTGATCGTGCGGCACCGATTGATTGAGGCTCTGCCGTATTTTCTCCGAGCTGATCGCTCGTGGGCAGAGCAATATCTTATATCGCCTCTATTAAAAGATGATGGGGCGTCGCTAGCTTTGTGGCGCGCAATTGCGCGTCGAACACACTTCACCGAAGTCTTGAAGATTATCGGTAACGCTATGGCCGAAAGGTCGACTGATCGTCGCTTGGGGCGTGAAACTCGGCAGCAGCTGGTGTTTAGCCTTGTTATTGAAAGTTTACATGCGTTTCGCGAGGGTCGCGAGGCGGCAGTATCCAATCCGCGTGTTCAACAAATGCTTCGGACAATCGATGACGAGGTTCGTGCCTATGCGGCGAACGCCATCCAACGGTTCATCTATGATCTTTCCGTGGATAAGTCAGGCACTGGGCAAGCGCCAAGCGCCGCCGATTTGTTCCGGTCCGCTGCTGCGCCTTTTCTCCAGCATGTTTGGCCGCAAGAGCGTTCGTTGGCTACGCCGGGCGTCAGCAGCGCGTTTGCGGACCTCCCTGCGACATCAGGAGAAGCATTTGTAGAGGCTGTCGACGCTATCGAGCGTTTTTTAGTTCCTTTCGAATGCTGGTCGATGCTTCAATACGGCCTTTATGGTGAAGATGGAGGGAAAAAGAAGCTCACTATCATCAACACAGAGGCTAAAGCGGAAGCTTTGCTTCGCTTGTTTGATTTAACAATTGGAAACTCTGAGGGCTCGGTGATACCTTACAATTTGACTGACGCACTGGATCGAATCCGATCCGTTGCGCCGGAACTTGCGAAAGGTTCGATCTACCGACGTCTTTCTACCGCCGCCAGGCGCTAGGGAATCCGGTCCCGGTATTAATCCCTTGGAATCCTTTGAAAAGGAAAATAATCCTTGACAGCGTGACGCTGCCGGGATAGGGTTTCGGCAATCTCCACAATTGCATCGGCAGCGCGCGATGGCGCTGCACCCCCCCTCCCGACGCGCTGCGCACGTCGACCTCCCCCGCAAGGGGGGAGGTGAACCGTGTGCGCGGCCCGCATCCGAGATTCCCATGGCCTTATCCGACCATATCAAGCCCGAGCCCAATCCGCCGCTGACGCGCGAGCGCGTGATCCTGGCGCGCGAGATGTATGCCGAAGGCTTCGCCGTCGCGCGCATTATGGCCCAATGTCTGATGTCGCTCGGCACGCTCTATGCCTGTCTCGACGGTGTGCCGTTCGGCGCCGACGGCGAACAATGGCCGCCCTTGCCGCGGCGGCGGCAGACCCTGCATCAGAAGCGGCGGGCGCTGAAGGCCGATGCCGTGTCGCTGGCCAACCGGCTGACGCGCACCGCCGAGCGGCAGGTGCGCGATATCGAAATGCGGCTGTCGGCGCGGACGATCGCGCCGGTCGATCGCGAGCGCGATGTGCGCATGCTGGCCCAGCTCGCGCGCACGCTGCGCGATTTGCGTTTGCTGGGCGCGGCCGATGCGGCCGGTGCGGCGCGCAAGGCACAGGATGAGCCAAAGCGGGACATCGCGGAATTGCGGGCTTCGGTGGCGCGCAAGCTGGAAGCGATCATCGCCCAGCGCGACAACCGGCAGACCTGATATGTGCTAGTGGTCCGATTCTAACGTTCGCATCCCGTTTCAACAGGCACCGTTGCGAACGTTAGAATCAAAGGACCACTAGCAAACCTATGATTCTAGTGTGGTTTGGTTCGGAAATCCGCTTGACGAGCTCGCCGCAACAATGAAGCGGATTTCCGAACCACCACACTAGTGGAGTTTTGGATTTGACATTCGCTTTGCGAGCCTTTCGGTTAACAGGGTGGCGAATGTCAAATCCACTCCACCGGCGTTGAACGGCTTGCGCGGACCCGCGCTTCGGGCGAAGAGACGGCATGGATAAAAAGACGCCGAAACAGAAGCCTCCGAAAGGCAAGGAGGGCAAAACCGCTGCGCCCGCCGAGGGAAAGCCGCAGCCGCAAAAGCCGCTGCCCCCGAAGCCGCTGACGCATGTGGAGGTCCGCACGGTCGTCATCGGCCTGATGCTGACCATGTTTCTCGGCGCGCTGGACCAGACCATCGTCGCCACCGCCTTGCCGACCATCGGCCGCGCCTTCCACGACGTCGAGAATTTGTCCTGGGTGGTGACGGCGTATCTGCTCACCGCCACCGCCAGCACGCCGCTGTACGGCAAGCTGTCGGACATCTATGGCCGGCGCACGGTGATGCTGACCGGCATCGGCATCTTCATCCTGGGTTCGATCGTCTGCGGCCTGGCGCCGAACATGTGGACGCTGATCCTCGGCCGCGCGGTGCAGGGGCTCGGCGGCGGCGGCCTGATGTCGCTCGCGCAAACGATCATCGCCGACATCGTGACGCCGCGGGAGCGCGGCCGCTATCAGGGCTATATCGGCGCGGTGTTCGCCTCATCCTCGGTCGGCGGGCCGGTGCTGGGCGGGGTGTTGACCGAGCATCTTCACTGGTCGCTGATCTTCTGGATCAACCTGCCGCTCGGCCTGATCGCGCTCGGCATGACCAGCAACGCGCTGCGCCATGTGCCGCTGCACAAGCGCGATCACGCGCTCGATCTGTTCGGCGCGGCGCTGATGATGTCGGCGGCGGTCTCGTTGCTGCTGGCGCTGACCTGGGGCGGCGTGCGCTTTCCGTGGCTGAGCTGGCCCATCTTCGCGCTGCTGCTCGGCTCGGTGTTTTTGTGGTCGTTGTTCTCGTGGCGGCTGGTCTCGGCGCGCGAGCCGTTCCTGCCGATGACGGTTCTCGCCAATCCGATCGTGCGCTGCGCGACGCTCGCCGGCACCTGCTGCATGGGCACGCTGGTCGGCATGACGATTTTCATCCCGCTGTATTTCGAGACGATCCTGCATTTCTCCGCCAGCCAGTCCGGCCTCGCGCTGATCCCGCTGATGGGCGCGACGGTGATCTCATCCACCGTGACGGGGCGGCTGATGGTGGTGGTCGATCACTATAAGCGCATGGCGGTCGCCGGCATTGTCGTGGCGATCCTGGCGCTTGGCGCGTTGTCGATCTGGCCGGTGGGCTTGCCGCTGGTCGTTCTCATTCTGCTGTTGATGGCGGTCGGGCTCGGCATCGGCGCGGTATTTCCGATCACCACGGTCGGCATGCAGAATGCGGTGTCGCGCAGCCATATGGGCATCGCGACGGGTGCGATGAACTTCTTCCGCTCGCTCGGCTCGGCGCTGGTGGTGGCGCTGTTCGGCGCGATCGTGCTCGGCGGCATCGGCGCGGCGGGCGGCGTCTCGGTCGAGTCGCTGGCGCGCACGGCATCGGAGCCGGCGCTCGCTTACGCGTATCGCTTCGTGTTTCTGGCGGCGATGCTGGTGCTGTGTTTCGGGCTCGCCTTCCTGATCGCGATGGAAGAAAAGCCGCTGCGGGGGCCGGCGAAGAAGCCCGACGAACTGCCGGTCGATCACGTCTAAAGCGTTTTCGAGCGAAGTGGGTACCGGTTCGCGTGAAGAAAACGCGTCAAAGCAAAAAACTCTAGCGCCGGCGTGTCGTCGCGCGCACCTTCACCGGCACGGGCACCGGTTTCGGCATCAGCAGGTCGAGCAGGACTTCGATGAGGCCGCGCCCGAAAGCCGGGATCGCCACCGGCCTGCCGGCCGGCGCGCTCCACCATGGCGATCGTGTTGGTGAATTTTCGGTTTGCGGGCCGGCGATGGTGCCGCTCTCCGCGCGTTCTTTGTCTTGGGGCGAAGCGCCGTTGCCTGGCCGCTCCGATGCCGACCATTCCGATGCCAAAGTTTCCGCCGATGCCAAAGTTTCCGCCGATGCCAAAGTTTCCGCCGATGCCATGTGACGGGTCTCCGTCCTGAAAGTGCGGCCTTTGCGGCCATTTGTGCAGTCAACACGACACT
The genomic region above belongs to Pseudorhodoplanes sinuspersici and contains:
- a CDS encoding MDR family MFS transporter, yielding MDKKTPKQKPPKGKEGKTAAPAEGKPQPQKPLPPKPLTHVEVRTVVIGLMLTMFLGALDQTIVATALPTIGRAFHDVENLSWVVTAYLLTATASTPLYGKLSDIYGRRTVMLTGIGIFILGSIVCGLAPNMWTLILGRAVQGLGGGGLMSLAQTIIADIVTPRERGRYQGYIGAVFASSSVGGPVLGGVLTEHLHWSLIFWINLPLGLIALGMTSNALRHVPLHKRDHALDLFGAALMMSAAVSLLLALTWGGVRFPWLSWPIFALLLGSVFLWSLFSWRLVSAREPFLPMTVLANPIVRCATLAGTCCMGTLVGMTIFIPLYFETILHFSASQSGLALIPLMGATVISSTVTGRLMVVVDHYKRMAVAGIVVAILALGALSIWPVGLPLVVLILLLMAVGLGIGAVFPITTVGMQNAVSRSHMGIATGAMNFFRSLGSALVVALFGAIVLGGIGAAGGVSVESLARTASEPALAYAYRFVFLAAMLVLCFGLAFLIAMEEKPLRGPAKKPDELPVDHV